The window TGTTTCACATCGTAGATCACCCGCCGCTCCTTGGCATATCGATTCAGGTCGTCCGCCGTCCACTTTTTGAATTGCTGATGCGCCACCGACAGGATGATGGCATCATAGTAGCCCTCATGGAGGGCCTCGTCCAGCTTGAGACCATATTCATGCTCCACTTCGTTCGTGTCGGCCCAGGGATCATAGATGTGCACATTGGCATTGTACTGCTTTAACTCTTGAATAATGTCGACAACGCGGGTATTTCGGATGTCGGGACAGTTCTCTTTGAACGTCAGCCCGAGGATGAGGATGTCGCTCCCGACCACCGGAATTCCCTTTTTCGTCATCAACTTCACGACCTGCCCCGCGACATGGCTTCCCATACCGTCATTGATCCGCCGTCCGGCGAGGATCACCTCGGGGTGATAGCCGACCTCTTGTGCTTTGTGCGTCAAATAATACGGATCGACGCCGATGCAATGCCCGCCGACCAGTCCCGGAGAGAACTTGAGAAAATTCCATTTCGTTCCGGCGGCCCTCAACACCGCCTCCGTGTCGATCCCCAAACGACTGAAGAGAAGAGCCAGCTCATTGATGAGTGCGATATTCACATCGCGCTGCGTGTTTTCGATGACTTTCGCCGCCTCGGCCACGCGGATCGATTCCGCGCGGTGGGTCCCGGCAACGATAATTGACTTATAGACGGCATCCACCATCTCCAAGGTTTCCGGTGTCGAGCCGGAGACGACCTTAAGAATCTTGGTGACGGTATGTTCTTTATCTCCCGGATTGATCCGCTCCGGAGAGTAACCTGCAAAGAAGTCGCGGTTGAATTTCAGACCCGACTTCTGCTCCAGAATCGGCACACAGATCTCCTCGGTCACCCCGGGATAAACGGTCGATTCATAAACGACAACGTCCCCTTTTTTTAAAACCGCTCCGACACTCTCCGTCGCTTTGACCACGGGTGTGAGATCGGGACGCTTATGTGCATCAATCGGTGTAGGAACGGTCACGATAAAAAAATTGCACTCTTTGATCCCTTGCCGGTCAGTCGTATAGACAAGCTTTTTTGCTGCGCGAAGGGCTTCTTCCGACACCTCCAGGGTGGCATCGAATCCTTTCTGGAGCGCTTCAACCCGTTTCGAATTGATATCAAAACCGACCGTCTTAAATTTTTTCCCGAATTCAACCGCCAGCGGGAGTCCGACGTACCCCAAGCCGATAATTGCGATCTTGATCCGGTCTTCCAATTTTTCCGTCATCGATTCCCCTCTTTATTTTCTAGGAGAAGTGTAACAAACTTTCAAAACCTTGTCCAAGAATAAGTCGAACGAAAGGCGCTCTCTCCCGATGCAAGCTAGCTTAATTTGGCAGAGACCGTTGGAGCAAGACGCTCGGCCTCTTCCAGCATTTGCTCCAGGAAACGGAGTCCTCCTTGCCAGAAATCACGCTTCGTAATATCCAGCCCAATTTTTTCCCGGATCAGTTGATTAGGCGATTGCGAGCCCCCGGCCGAGAGAAGCTCGAGATATTTCGGGACGAAACCGGCGCCCTCTTCCAGGTATTTTTGATACAAAGCGAGGACAAGGAGATGTCCGAAAGCGTAGGCGTAGGTATAAAAAGGGGAGTGAATAAAATGGGAGATGTACATCCACCACCATCGATAATCATCGGTCAGGGTCAACGCGTCGCCGAACATCGCACGGTTCTCTGAAAGCCAAAGTTGATTGATTCGATCCGGGCTGAGTTCCCCCTCCGTCCGCCGCGCCGCATGCACCCTCTGCTCAAATCGGCAGAGAACCACCTGCCGGAAGATCGTTGCGAAACTCTCCTCGAGCTTTTCCATCAGAAGGGCCAATCTCTGCTTCGGATCCTGTTCCTCCGTTCGTAAACGATGAAAGACAAGCATCTCGGCAAAGACGCTGGCGGTCTCTGCAGTGGTGAGCGGCGTATCAAAGTTGAAGTAATTTTGCTTGCGGGACACCCACTGATGCACCCCATGTCCGAGCTCGTGCGCCAGGGTCATCACGTCACGGGGGTTCCCGAGATAATTGACGAAGACATACGGATGGACGCTCGGAACGGTGCCGTGACTGAAGGCCCCTCCCCGCTTACCGGGGCGAACGGGGGCATCGATCCAGTTTTTTTCGAAGAAAAGCGCGGCGATCTCGGCCACCTGCGGCGAGAAGTCGGTAAAAGCCGAGAGGACCTGCCCCTTTGCCTTATCGAAAGGGATCGGCTCCGTTCTGGCAGTCATCGGAGCATAACGGTCGTAGTCGTAGAGTTGATCCAGACCGAGTTGCGCTTTCTTCAATCGATAATAGCGAGCGACCAAGCCGTAGTAGGATTCGCAGGCGGCGAGAAGCGCATCGACCGCGGCAGGCTCGATTTCGTTCGATAAATTCCGGGAGGCCATCGGGTCCGGAAAATGGCGCAGCCGGTCATCGCTGGCATGATCGGCCACAATTTGATTGAAGATGAATGTAAAAAGCGGGGCGTTCCGCTCCAACCCTTCGGTCAGTCCTTTGGCCGCCGCCCGCCGGACCTCGCGCTGCGGCTCATAAAGCAAAGCGAGCGCCTCCTGCTCGGTGAGTGAACGGCGCTCTCCGTCGATATCAACTTGAAATTGAATCTGATTGATCGTTTCATCAAAGAGCCGTTGGAAGGCGCGGATGCCGGTGTTCGCCTTTTCCTCCAAGATTTTTTCTTCGGCCTCCGAAAGCCGATGCGGCGCCCATTTTCGGATCGAATCCAAGAAATGACGATATCTCGACAGCTCGGGCGCTTGCATCCATTCCTCGGCCTTTTTCTCCGGAACCGCGGTCCATTCCAATTCAAAAAAGAGAAGATGCCGCTGGAGTTCGGTAAAACGCTCCTGCGTTCGCTGAAGGAGCGCCCCATGTTTTGGATTCTGCGTATCGGCGGCGAAAACAAGGTAAGCGTAAGCAAGAACCCGATCGACCCCCTCCCGGATCGATTCCAACTCTTCCAGCGCTTCGAAAAAACGCTTTCCGGTCAGCTCGCCCGAAAGAATGCGGCCCCGATATTGTTGCTCGAACCGTTCGGCCCGTTGAAGCGAATCGCGGAGATCGGCCTCGATTTTGGGATCATCGATCCCTTGATACAAATCGCTCAAATTCCAAGTCGGCAATCCGGACGCTTTCAATTCCTTCTCCTCATCCGTGGGTACGCTCTCAAATCCATCAGAATTACAATATCATAAACGATGAATTCCCTGGAACATAAAAATATCGGTCGGCTCAACGGACCGACAATCCGACCTTCTTCTTCAGAGCCGATCATCTTACAGCAATTTGACAGATTTCCGGTCGAGAGATAGTCTTTTAAATACCGATGGAACTCGCATTTTTCATACCGGATCGGTTATTTCTCCGATCTATCTTTGCTCGAATTCCCCTCTGTTTAGGGGTATTCTTATCCGTCTTCGTCGCCGCTTGCGGCGGCGGTGGCGGCGGAGGAGGGGGCGGCACGGATCCTCCGCCGCCTGTCATCGCCGAGATTGAAGTCTCCCCGACGGCCGTGACCATCTCAAAAACAGGTTCCCTACAGTTCAGTGCAACCGCACGGGATGCGGACGGAACATCGATCTCCAGTGTGACGTTTACCTGGTCTTCGAACAATCCGGATATTGTCAGCATCGACGCCAACGGCCTCGCCTCCGGCATCGCGGAAGGGACGGCGATCATCACCGCCTCCGCGGATGGGGTCTCCGGAACAACGGCGGTGGAAGTGACTTTCCGTCTCTTCTCTAGCCCGACCACCCATCTTGTGGGAACCACCCCTTCAGTAGTGACTGCCGGCGATTTTAACAATGACAGTTTCGTGGACTTAGTCACCGCAAATGTAGACGACAACTCCATTTCACTCTTGAAAGGGACGGGGAACGGACTATTCTCGGCCGCCGAGACTTTCTCGGTCGGCGTTTTTCCTCAATCGCTTGCTTCAGGACGTTTTGGGCCCGATTCATTTGACGATCTGGCCGTTGTGAATTTCGGAGATTCATCCATCTCTCTTTTCCTGGGGATTCATACCGGAATCGGCCCAACCACGGGAATTCCTTCCTCCGGCAACGGTCCCATCGCAATCGTGACGGCCGACTTCGACAACGACGACAACCAAGACCTCGCCACCGCCAATCTTTCCACAAGCGATATTTCTCTATTCCTCGGAAACGGAGACGGAACTTTCCAATCTCCGCTTCCTTTTCCGAGCGAAGGGAGCGGGCCCATCGCGCTTCTTGCCGCTGACCTGGATAAAGATGGAAGAACCGATCTGGCCGTCGTACTCGGATCAGACGACAAAGTTGCGATTTTGCTCAATGACGGCGCGGGCGGTTTTGACAGCCCGGAGCCGCCGATTTCCGTCGGAACGGGTCCCAATGCAATGATCTCCGGAGATTGGGACAGTGATGGGAATATCGATCTGGCCGTGGTCAACAGTGCCAGCGCCGATCTCACTCTGTTGTTTGGAGACGGCGCCGGAAATTTTTCAGCTCAAACGTTACCGCTCGCCGGGGGCGAACACCCCGAGTTTGCCGCGACGGGAGACTTCGATAATGATGGAAAACCGGACATCGCGGTTTCCGACAGCGCCAATAATACCCTCTCCGTTTTGCTCAATATCGGCGGCGGTCTCTTCTCCGATCCGATTCAACAATCGACCGGTGACGGCCCCCTGGCCATCTCGGCCGAAGATCTGAACGGAGACGCAAAAGACGACCTGGTCGTCACCAATGCCGGCGACAACACCCTCTCCGTCTTTTTTAATGCAGATCCCAACTAATTTACCGTTCCACATAATACAATGTTGGGATACTATTTATATTGACGTAACGACATCCCCGCCGTATATTAAAAGTTACATAAAGACACCCATGATGCCACCGACAAGAGCTACCCTCCTCGAAAGAGACGGGGCGCAAAGTCCTTGACCTAAGTCCCATAAGGATATGGTTGCAAGGATTACCGAAGCGGCAATCGCTCGAAGCTCATCCACAAAGGTGGTATGAGCTTTTTTTAGTACGAAACTGAAAAATGAGGGGTCGCTTGCGATGAGTTCAGGTCAACCAGGAATGTCGAAACGGCACAACCGACATCATTGTGCGGTCGTTCCTGTTGACTGTGAGCGGTGTGACGATATACTTGACTCAGGATATACCGATAGTAAATTTTATTCATCCGGCGGGGAGGACCCGAAAACGGGAAAACCGGCCTGTCGGCAAGTAAGCTCGGCGAGAATTTTCCAAGAGGAAGGGCACTTCGTGAGGAAACGATCACCGTTCGGTAAAAGACCCTCATCTCTGCGCCTTTTTCCTGTTATTGCCGGCTTGCTTGCGATTCTTCTCAATGCCGCATCCAGTCTTGCTGAAACCCTCACTTTGCATCCGAGCGGCCAAAACTCCAATTTCAGCGCATCGGGAACTTGGACGGTCGTCGGGGGCGGGTTCACCTATGCAAACGTCTGGGACGCCAACGACAGTGATGCGAGCTACATCGAAAATACGGCTTTAGGCAATAAAATCTACATGGATTTGGACGACACGACGCTTGTCGGATTCGTGATCAACGATGTTCAAGTTTTTGCCATGGCCCGCGCTGCGGGGTCGTCGAGCACCGGCATTCAGTTGGGATTTCGGGCCGGGCCGACCGACACAACCGACCGTCTCGGCAGCACCAGAACGGTCCGAAGCAGCTCTTACCGAAGTTATTCCGGGAACCTCTATACAACCAATCCGAGAACCAGCGCCCCCTGGACCTGGGACGACATCAACTCATTGATTCCGATCGTGCAGCATTCAACCGACTCCGACGCCCTTCGGGTCACCGAACTTTTTGTGAGAGTCAATTTTACAAAGGCCCTCTCCCCTTCCGGGAAGAATGCGCTCTCCACAGGATGGACCTTCACTCCCGGCGGGTCAGAGGCCACCGCTCTTGACACCTCCAACGGCGACACTTCCTACGCGGCAAGCACCGTACTTGACGAAACGCTCTATATGGACCTGGACGATTTCCCCGCTTCAACGACCATGATCACCGGCGTCCGGCTGAACGTGGTAGCGCGCTGTGCCACCATTCCGTGCAATCTGCAGATCGGGATCCGGACCAACGGCGTCGATTTTCTTAAAAGCTTTGATGAGGTGCCGGGCGCCGGTACCATCTACTCCATCGGGGCCACCAGCATCCATGGAAACGCCACCAGCTTTACATCCCAGCTGGCGGCCGGAAGTCAGATTACGGCGATGGGACAAACCCGAACGGTCGCTTCCGTCAGCGATCGGAACGATCTTACGGTCAGCTCCGCCTTCAGCCCGCAGTTGCCGAACGATGACGATTTGGCGGTGCCGTTCACCTTCCTCGGCGGAACGACGAGTTATCAAACATTTAGCGGCGATTTCTTCACCCGCAATCCGGCGACGCTCGCCCCCTGGAGCTGGGACGACATCAATAACATGATGGGGGTCGTCAAACATGTCACCAATGCAAACGGTCTTCGGGTCACCCAGATGTATCTCTCGATCAATTACATCGCCCCGGTGGCGCTCTCCTATAGTCCGGATACCGGTTTTGGATCGACCGGCGGCGTCTTTCCCAAAGGGGGCGGGGCCGCCACCCCGTTTACGTATAAAGTCGTCTATACCAATTTAAACAACAATGCACCGACCTCCATCAAAGTTCATATCGACGGCGACGGCGGACACGACATGGTCCGGGATACCAGCGCGGAACAGCCCGAATTTAGGGATGGAGACTTTGAAAACGGCGAGCAGTACACCTACACGGCTGCTTCCCTCTCCTCCGGCCAGCATACCTATTACTTCGCCGCCTCGGACGGATCGGACAGCACCCAGAAACCGACCGCCGGAACGCTCGCGGGCCCGGGGGTCGAGATCCCCGCGGGGACGAGCACGATCCTTCCTTCCGGCGAAAATGCACTGAGCATCGGAGACTGGGGCTTTAACGGGGCGGATGCATCGACCGCCCTCGACACCAGCGACGGGAACACCTCCTATGCCGACCTCAACGCCTCAGACAGGGGAGAGGTCCTCTATATCGACATGGACGACTCCGCCCTGACCGGTTCGATCACCTCGGTTCAGGTTTCGGCGGTGATGTGCTCGGTGACCACCTCGCTGGCAAACGTTCGGATCGGCCTCCGGTTGAACGGGACCGACTACGTCAGCACCGCCTTCAACGTGGCGAATAGCTCGAGTTGCGGGACCTATACGACTTATACCCCGGCCAGCGCCCTCTACGCGATCAATCCCGACACGGGAAAAGGGTGGACCTGGGACGACCTCAACGAGATGATCGGGGTGGTCCTCAATGAAAGCAGAGAGGACCTCCGGATCACCCGATTCAGCGTTGCGGTCGTCCATACGCCGGTCATCCTCTCCTTCGCGGAAGATCCCGGCTACAATTCTCTCGACGGGGTCAGTCCCGACTCCGGAAAAAGCACCACCGCTTTCACCTATAAAGTCATTTATAGCCAAGCCAACGGCACGGCACCGGCCGCCAACAACCCCAAGGTCCATATCGACGGCAACGCGACCGGCGTCGCCATGACCCTCGACACCGGCGCCTCCGACCCATCGCTCTATAACGGGGATTACCTCGACGGTGAACAATACACCTACACCGCCCCTGCCGGCTACTCCACCGGAACACATAACTATTATTTCAGCGTCTCCGACGGCACCAACAGTGTCCTCTTCCCGGTCTCCGGAAACTTCAGCGGCCCCGCCGTTTCCCTTCCGGCCGGGAGCTTCACCCTCTTTCCAACCGATGTGGCCGATGGAACCGCCGGGTTCAGCTTCTGCAATTCCGGATTTAGGCGCTCCGACTGCTTCAATTCCGAGACCGCCCTCGACACCAACGACGGGGATTCGAGCTACGCTCGGGGGAGACGCAGCAGCGACCTTCTATTTATGACGATGGATGACGCGCAGGACAACGGCCAATTCATCACGCAGGTCCAGGTCAGCGCGGTGGTCCGGAGCGAGTCGGGCACGATCAACTTTACCCTCGGGCTCTCCTCCGCCGACAACCACATCGAAGGATCGGTCCTGAGCACCTCTTCAACGAGTTATGTCACGTTATCGGGGACCGCTTATGGATTCAATCCCCTGACCGGCGCCCCCTGGACCTGGGTCGATATCAAAAACCTGGTCGCGGTCGTGAATCACACCAATAACACCCGGATGCGGATCACACAACTCTATGTCGTCGTCAGCTACGGCCCGGTCCGTTTGCAAAACTCCATCGAGGCCGGTTACATCAGCGACGGGGTCAGCCCGAACCTTGGAAATACGACAACGTCATTTAAGTTCAAAACGGTTTATTATCAGGTGAATAACGCCGCCCCCGCCGCAGGCAACCCCAAGATCCATCTCGACGGCAATGCCACCGGAGTCGCCATGACTCTCGATGCAACCGCCGATGCGGCCCTCCGTGACGGCGACTACGCGAATGGCGAACAATACATCTACACGACCACCCTTGCGCAGGGAACCCATAATTACTACTTTTCCGCCACCGATGGAACCAACACCGCCCGGCTGCCGGCCGGCACAGCAACCTTCAGCGGACCCGATGTCGCCCTCAACGGCGCCGCCCCCAACCTGGCTCCATCCGGAAAAGCGACGATCGTGACCTCTACCGGATGGACCTTCTGCAATGCGACCCCGACTTGCAGCACCAACGGTACCAGCACCTACGCCCATACCGTCGCGCTTGACACCAATGATGGGGACACCTCTTTTGCCAGAAGCACCGTCAACGGCGACCGGCTCTATATGGAGCTCGACGATCCGGCCGCCCTCTCCGACGCCCTTACGATTACTGCCATTCAGTTGTTTGCCGTCGCCCGGGATACCTCCAGCTCGACGACCACTGGGTTTGATTTCGGACTGCGGCTCGGCAGCGACGATTACCTCTCGGGAACAACCAAGACCCCGCCCGACGCTTACGGAACGGCTATCGCCGGCGCCGTCTATACCACCAATCCGGCGACCGGAGAAAACTGGAGCTGGAACGACATCAAAGGGATGAGAGCGGTCATCGTGCATCAGACCAATTCGAATGAAATTCGAGTCACGCAACTTTATCTGACCGTCACCTACTCCCCGATCCGGCTCACCTATTCAACCGATCCCAGGTACTTTGACGACGGGGTCGATCCGAACGGGGGAATTACGACGACGCAATTCAAGTATCGGATTGTCTATACGCAAGCGTACGACCTTGCCCCCGCGGCGGGCTATCCTAAAGTTCACATCGACGGCAATGCTACCGGTGTCGCCATGACCCTTGACACGGAGGCCCCTGCAGAGTTGCAAGATGGCGATTATACCAACGGCGAGCAGTATCTCTACGCCACGACGCTTGGTGCACAGGGAACGCCGCACGACTACTATTTCGACGTCTCGGACGGCACGAATATCGTGCGAACGCCCCTCTCCGGAACCTTGATCGGCCCGGTCGTCTCCGCCAACGCGCCGACCCTCTCTTTTGCAAGCCAGACGGGATATGCCCTTACGTCGGCAGGCACCGGCACCCTGACAACCTCGGGAACCAGCACCGTCACCGGAACAGGCACCAGCTTCACGACCCAACTCCAGGTCGGCACAACGATCACCTCGGCCAGCGGACAAACGCGAACGGTCACGGCCATTACAAACGATACAAGCCTGACGGTAGATACCCCCTTCTCCCCCAATCTCTCCGGGGCCGCGTTCACCTATTCCGTCTGGTCGGGCACCGGCACCTTGACAACCTCGGGGACAACAACCGTCACCGGCAGCGGGACCAGCTTCACGAACCAGCTCCAGGTCGGAAGCACGATCACCGCCTCCGGCCAAACCCGGACAGTGACGGCCATCGCGAGCGATACCTCATTGACGGTCGATACGGCCTTCTCCCCTAATCTCTCCGGCGCATCGTTCACCTTCGTGAACGGCCTCCCCCTCCGAGGGGTGGAGCCGAACAGCGGAACGGTCAATTCGCAGTTCACCTATAAAATTATCTACACCGACGCCGACAACAATCCCCCCGTGACCGGTTATCCCCGGCTCCTCCTCGATTACAATACGGTCGTCCATGCCATGTCGCTCGATACCGGCGCCGCGGCGAGCCTGCGGGATGGAAACTACACGAACGGCGAGCAATATACCGTGACCGTGTACCTCGATTATCCCGGCACCCACGCCTACTCCTTCGATGCAACCGACGGCGTCACGGCGGTCTTCTGGCCGCTCGACGGCGACGGCTTCCTGGCCCCCTCCGTCACCGATTCGGTCAGCTCCGGAATCGTCATTTATCCGGCGAGCCGGAACTCACAGACTACGGGATTCACCTTCTTGGGGACCGATCAGGATCCTTCCACCGCGCTGGATCCCGGTTATGACGGGAATGGAACCCTCTCAAACGCCTTGTCCTCGACGACGGTCACCGGGGTCGGAAGCAATTTCTCCGCCATGGGCGAGGGTAGCATTCTCACCGCCGGTTCCCCTCACCAGAAACGGAGGGTCACCGCCATTGCGAACGACACCTCGCTAACCACCGACACCGCTTTTTCCCCCAATTTAAGCAGCGTCCCCTGGCGCTATGACGGAGATGTCTCCTACGC of the Candidatus Manganitrophus noduliformans genome contains:
- a CDS encoding fibronectin type III domain-containing protein — protein: MRKRSPFGKRPSSLRLFPVIAGLLAILLNAASSLAETLTLHPSGQNSNFSASGTWTVVGGGFTYANVWDANDSDASYIENTALGNKIYMDLDDTTLVGFVINDVQVFAMARAAGSSSTGIQLGFRAGPTDTTDRLGSTRTVRSSSYRSYSGNLYTTNPRTSAPWTWDDINSLIPIVQHSTDSDALRVTELFVRVNFTKALSPSGKNALSTGWTFTPGGSEATALDTSNGDTSYAASTVLDETLYMDLDDFPASTTMITGVRLNVVARCATIPCNLQIGIRTNGVDFLKSFDEVPGAGTIYSIGATSIHGNATSFTSQLAAGSQITAMGQTRTVASVSDRNDLTVSSAFSPQLPNDDDLAVPFTFLGGTTSYQTFSGDFFTRNPATLAPWSWDDINNMMGVVKHVTNANGLRVTQMYLSINYIAPVALSYSPDTGFGSTGGVFPKGGGAATPFTYKVVYTNLNNNAPTSIKVHIDGDGGHDMVRDTSAEQPEFRDGDFENGEQYTYTAASLSSGQHTYYFAASDGSDSTQKPTAGTLAGPGVEIPAGTSTILPSGENALSIGDWGFNGADASTALDTSDGNTSYADLNASDRGEVLYIDMDDSALTGSITSVQVSAVMCSVTTSLANVRIGLRLNGTDYVSTAFNVANSSSCGTYTTYTPASALYAINPDTGKGWTWDDLNEMIGVVLNESREDLRITRFSVAVVHTPVILSFAEDPGYNSLDGVSPDSGKSTTAFTYKVIYSQANGTAPAANNPKVHIDGNATGVAMTLDTGASDPSLYNGDYLDGEQYTYTAPAGYSTGTHNYYFSVSDGTNSVLFPVSGNFSGPAVSLPAGSFTLFPTDVADGTAGFSFCNSGFRRSDCFNSETALDTNDGDSSYARGRRSSDLLFMTMDDAQDNGQFITQVQVSAVVRSESGTINFTLGLSSADNHIEGSVLSTSSTSYVTLSGTAYGFNPLTGAPWTWVDIKNLVAVVNHTNNTRMRITQLYVVVSYGPVRLQNSIEAGYISDGVSPNLGNTTTSFKFKTVYYQVNNAAPAAGNPKIHLDGNATGVAMTLDATADAALRDGDYANGEQYIYTTTLAQGTHNYYFSATDGTNTARLPAGTATFSGPDVALNGAAPNLAPSGKATIVTSTGWTFCNATPTCSTNGTSTYAHTVALDTNDGDTSFARSTVNGDRLYMELDDPAALSDALTITAIQLFAVARDTSSSTTTGFDFGLRLGSDDYLSGTTKTPPDAYGTAIAGAVYTTNPATGENWSWNDIKGMRAVIVHQTNSNEIRVTQLYLTVTYSPIRLTYSTDPRYFDDGVDPNGGITTTQFKYRIVYTQAYDLAPAAGYPKVHIDGNATGVAMTLDTEAPAELQDGDYTNGEQYLYATTLGAQGTPHDYYFDVSDGTNIVRTPLSGTLIGPVVSANAPTLSFASQTGYALTSAGTGTLTTSGTSTVTGTGTSFTTQLQVGTTITSASGQTRTVTAITNDTSLTVDTPFSPNLSGAAFTYSVWSGTGTLTTSGTTTVTGSGTSFTNQLQVGSTITASGQTRTVTAIASDTSLTVDTAFSPNLSGASFTFVNGLPLRGVEPNSGTVNSQFTYKIIYTDADNNPPVTGYPRLLLDYNTVVHAMSLDTGAAASLRDGNYTNGEQYTVTVYLDYPGTHAYSFDATDGVTAVFWPLDGDGFLAPSVTDSVSSGIVIYPASRNSQTTGFTFLGTDQDPSTALDPGYDGNGTLSNALSSTTVTGVGSNFSAMGEGSILTAGSPHQKRRVTAIANDTSLTTDTAFSPNLSSVPWRYDGDVSYARGTRNTHRLYMNMDDVSRGTSAITSVQLFAIIRDNGTTDVDFSVGLQVGGTDYMTSYGTPGTSTYTTYAGALHNTNPKTGATWTWDDVESLLGVVKHHEGCSRSSNCREIRVTQMYIQVNYNSLPTLSYSPEGGYFGADGIDPDGWNPNHIFTYKVVYASGSNFAPTSLKVFIDGDGGHEMIHDGEFITNDPLRNGDYTDGEQFYYSTAVNGLAVGPHNYYFLANDGSNTYRLPTSGTLSGPNVSVNEPFLQFSSESGYGTDGINPNDGESGSTQFTYKVIYTHPDNNRPLYVKVHIDGAQEGLLAVDSSAAAALKDGNYVNGEQYSYTTNLGVGSHTYLFEATDGAKQVFLPVVPSLGLLSGPTVTDLVAPNAVTDLAISARTSTSTTLTWTAPGDAGTGTGCPCGTVASYNIRYSTLKIVDDVATPGAGEIRFSDATAANVSLTPKAAGTTETVTVTGLNPNTPYYFAMTGTDAKPWTSPMSNVVNASADPPVPSTNLMNSWNMVSVPMTPSPADVATVFGSSVGVPVNIRKWVSTGTTSQTGSFATLTATDTVQAGIGYFLESPDATRFLSPAGSANAAATFSIPLMQGYNIIGNPYTKDIALDATCVSRNGGSGTCTSSVNDADFKSYANAAAAGWVGNALYRWDGAAYTFRTYNDPDPAMKASLQLWQGYWLQVTDANAANTYSLIVVKP
- the tviB gene encoding Vi polysaccharide biosynthesis UDP-N-acetylglucosamine C-6 dehydrogenase TviB, producing the protein MTEKLEDRIKIAIIGLGYVGLPLAVEFGKKFKTVGFDINSKRVEALQKGFDATLEVSEEALRAAKKLVYTTDRQGIKECNFFIVTVPTPIDAHKRPDLTPVVKATESVGAVLKKGDVVVYESTVYPGVTEEICVPILEQKSGLKFNRDFFAGYSPERINPGDKEHTVTKILKVVSGSTPETLEMVDAVYKSIIVAGTHRAESIRVAEAAKVIENTQRDVNIALINELALLFSRLGIDTEAVLRAAGTKWNFLKFSPGLVGGHCIGVDPYYLTHKAQEVGYHPEVILAGRRINDGMGSHVAGQVVKLMTKKGIPVVGSDILILGLTFKENCPDIRNTRVVDIIQELKQYNANVHIYDPWADTNEVEHEYGLKLDEALHEGYYDAIILSVAHQQFKKWTADDLNRYAKERRVIYDVKHLWDRSWVDGRL
- a CDS encoding M3 family oligoendopeptidase; this encodes MKASGLPTWNLSDLYQGIDDPKIEADLRDSLQRAERFEQQYRGRILSGELTGKRFFEALEELESIREGVDRVLAYAYLVFAADTQNPKHGALLQRTQERFTELQRHLLFFELEWTAVPEKKAEEWMQAPELSRYRHFLDSIRKWAPHRLSEAEEKILEEKANTGIRAFQRLFDETINQIQFQVDIDGERRSLTEQEALALLYEPQREVRRAAAKGLTEGLERNAPLFTFIFNQIVADHASDDRLRHFPDPMASRNLSNEIEPAAVDALLAACESYYGLVARYYRLKKAQLGLDQLYDYDRYAPMTARTEPIPFDKAKGQVLSAFTDFSPQVAEIAALFFEKNWIDAPVRPGKRGGAFSHGTVPSVHPYVFVNYLGNPRDVMTLAHELGHGVHQWVSRKQNYFNFDTPLTTAETASVFAEMLVFHRLRTEEQDPKQRLALLMEKLEESFATIFRQVVLCRFEQRVHAARRTEGELSPDRINQLWLSENRAMFGDALTLTDDYRWWWMYISHFIHSPFYTYAYAFGHLLVLALYQKYLEEGAGFVPKYLELLSAGGSQSPNQLIREKIGLDITKRDFWQGGLRFLEQMLEEAERLAPTVSAKLS
- a CDS encoding FG-GAP-like repeat-containing protein, which translates into the protein MELAFFIPDRLFLRSIFARIPLCLGVFLSVFVAACGGGGGGGGGGTDPPPPVIAEIEVSPTAVTISKTGSLQFSATARDADGTSISSVTFTWSSNNPDIVSIDANGLASGIAEGTAIITASADGVSGTTAVEVTFRLFSSPTTHLVGTTPSVVTAGDFNNDSFVDLVTANVDDNSISLLKGTGNGLFSAAETFSVGVFPQSLASGRFGPDSFDDLAVVNFGDSSISLFLGIHTGIGPTTGIPSSGNGPIAIVTADFDNDDNQDLATANLSTSDISLFLGNGDGTFQSPLPFPSEGSGPIALLAADLDKDGRTDLAVVLGSDDKVAILLNDGAGGFDSPEPPISVGTGPNAMISGDWDSDGNIDLAVVNSASADLTLLFGDGAGNFSAQTLPLAGGEHPEFAATGDFDNDGKPDIAVSDSANNTLSVLLNIGGGLFSDPIQQSTGDGPLAISAEDLNGDAKDDLVVTNAGDNTLSVFFNADPN